A region from the Cupriavidus sp. D39 genome encodes:
- a CDS encoding acyl-CoA dehydrogenase family protein, producing the protein MQEIFESTIERLLGDTVTAELLRTCETGAWPASLWASVEDSGFAVAAAPEARGGAGASWADLFVIVRAAGRHNLPLPLPETLLANALLGQSGLEALNEPLGIAAGGALSLRRGRVGGTLRDIPWGRHVQRVVAVTDGPEPTVVLLDTTGVRCQPRQNTAGEPRDDLHFDDVFPLSSAPLPAGTPADVLQLGGALMRSAQIAGATQAVLALTTRYATERVQFGKAIGAFQALQQQMAVLAEHAGATAVAAQCAFALSLDAAGGFATLPIAAAKVCGAEAAGVAASVAHTVHGAIGFTHEHALHLSTRRLWSWRSEFGNATSWSQRLGQGVCVAGAAALWPALTACRLDLPAHHERVQA; encoded by the coding sequence ATGCAAGAGATCTTCGAGAGCACCATCGAGCGCCTGCTTGGCGACACCGTCACGGCAGAGCTGCTGCGCACCTGCGAAACCGGCGCCTGGCCCGCGTCACTCTGGGCTAGCGTGGAGGACTCCGGCTTTGCCGTCGCCGCCGCCCCCGAGGCCCGGGGCGGCGCCGGCGCCAGCTGGGCGGACCTGTTCGTCATTGTCCGCGCCGCTGGCCGGCACAACCTGCCGTTGCCCCTGCCCGAGACGCTGCTTGCCAACGCCTTGCTCGGGCAGAGCGGCCTGGAAGCACTGAACGAGCCTCTGGGCATCGCCGCTGGCGGTGCGCTGAGCCTGCGGCGTGGCCGCGTCGGCGGCACCCTGCGCGATATCCCCTGGGGCCGGCATGTGCAGCGCGTCGTGGCGGTGACTGACGGACCCGAGCCGACGGTGGTATTGCTGGACACCACCGGGGTGCGTTGCCAACCCCGCCAGAACACGGCCGGCGAGCCGCGCGACGATCTGCACTTCGATGATGTGTTCCCGCTATCCAGTGCGCCGCTGCCTGCCGGAACGCCCGCCGATGTGCTCCAGCTCGGCGGTGCGCTGATGCGCAGCGCGCAGATTGCCGGCGCCACGCAGGCCGTGCTGGCGCTGACCACGCGCTACGCCACCGAGCGGGTCCAGTTCGGCAAGGCGATCGGCGCCTTCCAGGCGCTGCAGCAGCAGATGGCGGTCCTCGCCGAGCACGCCGGCGCTACCGCGGTCGCGGCGCAATGCGCCTTCGCCCTGTCCCTTGATGCCGCCGGCGGCTTTGCCACCCTGCCCATCGCCGCGGCCAAGGTCTGCGGTGCCGAAGCCGCGGGCGTGGCGGCGTCGGTCGCGCACACGGTGCATGGCGCCATCGGCTTTACCCATGAACATGCGCTGCACCTGTCCACGCGGCGGCTCTGGTCCTGGCGCAGTGAATTCGGCAATGCCACCTCCTGGTCGCAGCGCCTCGGCCAGGGCGTGTGCGTTGCCGGCGCCGCGGCGCTGTGGCCCGCGCTGACGGCCTGCCGCCTGGACCTTCCCGCTCATCACGAGCGCGTTCAGGCCTGA
- a CDS encoding acyl-CoA dehydrogenase family protein gives MSTHAFRYHSIPPDAEPLREQVRGFLAEVLKDRSPLQRADSWMGADPEFSRELGRRGWLGMALPRRYGGGEAGPFARYVVIEELLAAGAPVSAHWIADRQSGPQILRYGTEAQRDKYLPGICRGESYYCIGMSEPNSGSDLASIRTRAQRRGAGWVLNGHKLWTTNAHYSRYMIALVRTGEKPASRHQGMSQFIIDLESPGITIRPIRDLAGGEHFNEVYFDDVQLGADALVGIEGQGWEQVTAELAFERSGPERFLSSIALLQTLIDAVGKHPDALQAREIGRLAARLFTLRQMSLSVTAELAAGNNPAWAASCVKDLGTQFEQDIPEVAQLLLDLPPSVGGGSDHAQVLAYLMQMAPSFSLRGGTREILRGIIARGLGLR, from the coding sequence ATGTCCACGCACGCATTCCGCTATCACAGCATTCCACCCGACGCCGAGCCTTTGCGTGAGCAAGTCCGCGGCTTTCTTGCCGAAGTCCTGAAGGATCGGTCGCCGCTGCAGCGCGCCGACTCGTGGATGGGGGCCGATCCCGAATTCAGCCGCGAACTCGGCCGTCGCGGCTGGCTGGGCATGGCCCTGCCGCGACGCTACGGCGGCGGCGAGGCGGGACCGTTCGCGCGCTATGTCGTGATCGAGGAACTGCTTGCCGCCGGCGCGCCCGTATCCGCGCACTGGATCGCCGACCGGCAGAGCGGCCCGCAGATCCTGCGCTACGGCACCGAGGCCCAGCGCGACAAATACCTGCCGGGCATCTGCCGCGGCGAGAGCTACTACTGCATCGGCATGAGCGAGCCCAATTCCGGTTCGGACCTGGCCTCGATCCGCACGCGCGCCCAGCGCCGGGGCGCTGGCTGGGTACTCAACGGGCATAAGCTCTGGACCACCAACGCGCATTACTCGCGGTACATGATTGCCCTGGTGCGCACCGGCGAGAAGCCCGCGTCGCGCCACCAGGGGATGTCGCAGTTCATCATCGACCTTGAATCGCCAGGCATCACGATCCGTCCGATCCGGGACCTGGCCGGCGGCGAGCATTTCAACGAAGTCTATTTTGACGACGTGCAACTCGGCGCCGACGCCTTGGTCGGCATCGAGGGCCAGGGCTGGGAACAGGTGACGGCGGAGCTGGCCTTCGAGCGCAGCGGCCCGGAGCGCTTTCTCAGCAGCATTGCCCTGCTGCAAACGCTGATCGACGCCGTCGGCAAGCATCCCGATGCGCTGCAGGCGCGGGAGATCGGCCGCCTGGCTGCCCGCCTCTTCACGCTGCGGCAAATGTCCCTGTCCGTCACCGCGGAACTGGCGGCGGGCAACAATCCGGCCTGGGCCGCCTCCTGCGTGAAGGACCTCGGCACGCAGTTCGAGCAGGATATCCCGGAGGTGGCGCAACTGCTGCTGGACCTGCCGCCGAGCGTGGGCGGCGGCAGCGACCACGCCCAAGTGCTGGCCTACCTGATGCAAATGGCCCCCTCCTTTTCCCTGCGCGGTGGCACGCGCGAAATCCTGCGCGGCATTATTGCGCGCGGGCTCGGGCTACGGTGA